A single window of Methanothermobacter marburgensis str. Marburg DNA harbors:
- a CDS encoding histidine kinase dimerization/phosphoacceptor domain -containing protein, translated as MSEKVKVLILEDVPLDAELVIRELERDGIDFQHLTVDSEDSFRRALEEFQPDIILADHALPDFDGVSALRIVRERDNIPFIFVSGKIGEEFAVEMLKAGATDYVLKNNLSKLPLAFRRALQEAEEERKVREAQRALEESERKYRALFEKSGNPILICSPEGTILDVNPAAAGFLKSFADDITGRNISEWISEEDFKRLMGDCEGGPMKFTVGLRGRTLDVSVTAVEVDDEKLIYLMGKDITVQKRIEKELKASKEEYRVIFENTGTLTIICGSDMVIELANSAFERFSGYSKGEIQGYMKLTDFVDPSDAGRIEAYHRLMSVNPDAIPKNFELTLKNRRGEERNFFATTVTIPGSKKCLLSLMDITHKKSVEKRLRESLKEKELLLREIHHRVKNNLQIISTLLMLQASITGDPRLRELYMDSQHRIEAISLIHEKLYESRDLSRVNLRDYIKTLLSDLLDSYGADRSEIDVRIRVDDVMLNIETAIPCGLIINELVTNSIKYAFPDDGGEITVEVHRNGGRYTLIVSDNGVGLPEDLDLENISTLGLRIVRNLVDQINGELKIERPARFTVKFREVEYSKRF; from the coding sequence ATGTCAGAAAAGGTTAAGGTGCTGATCCTTGAGGACGTCCCCCTTGACGCTGAACTTGTCATAAGGGAGCTTGAGAGGGATGGTATAGACTTCCAACATCTCACAGTTGACAGTGAGGACTCCTTCAGAAGGGCCCTTGAGGAATTCCAGCCAGACATCATCCTGGCCGACCATGCCCTCCCCGACTTTGACGGTGTATCAGCCCTGAGGATAGTGAGGGAGAGAGATAATATCCCCTTCATATTCGTGAGTGGAAAGATTGGGGAGGAATTTGCCGTTGAGATGCTGAAGGCGGGGGCAACAGATTACGTACTCAAAAATAACCTTTCAAAGTTACCCCTGGCTTTCAGGAGGGCCCTTCAGGAAGCAGAAGAGGAGAGAAAGGTCCGGGAGGCTCAGAGGGCCCTTGAAGAGAGTGAAAGGAAATATAGGGCCCTCTTTGAGAAATCAGGTAACCCAATATTAATATGTTCACCCGAAGGCACAATACTTGACGTTAACCCTGCTGCAGCGGGATTCCTCAAATCATTTGCTGATGATATAACCGGCAGAAACATCAGTGAATGGATCAGTGAGGAGGACTTTAAAAGGCTCATGGGGGACTGCGAGGGTGGCCCTATGAAGTTCACAGTGGGTCTACGGGGCCGCACCCTCGACGTATCCGTAACAGCGGTTGAGGTGGATGATGAAAAGCTTATTTACTTGATGGGCAAGGATATCACGGTCCAGAAGAGGATTGAAAAGGAACTTAAGGCCAGCAAGGAGGAGTACAGGGTAATATTTGAGAATACAGGTACCCTCACAATTATCTGTGGCAGTGATATGGTGATAGAGCTTGCAAACAGTGCCTTTGAAAGGTTTTCTGGTTACAGCAAGGGGGAAATACAGGGTTACATGAAGCTCACGGACTTTGTGGATCCCTCTGATGCAGGGCGTATAGAGGCATACCACAGACTAATGTCAGTTAACCCTGATGCCATACCGAAGAACTTTGAGCTCACACTCAAAAACAGGAGGGGTGAGGAGAGGAACTTCTTTGCAACGACGGTTACCATCCCTGGGAGCAAGAAGTGCCTTCTATCCCTCATGGATATAACCCATAAGAAGTCGGTTGAGAAGCGCCTTCGAGAATCCCTTAAGGAGAAGGAGCTGCTCCTCAGGGAGATACACCACAGGGTCAAGAACAACCTCCAGATAATATCAACCCTCCTGATGCTGCAGGCATCCATCACAGGGGACCCCCGACTGCGGGAACTCTACATGGACAGCCAGCACAGGATAGAGGCCATATCGCTCATACATGAAAAGCTCTACGAGTCAAGGGACCTATCACGGGTCAACCTCAGGGACTACATCAAGACACTTCTCAGTGACCTCCTTGACTCATACGGTGCAGATAGAAGTGAGATAGATGTGAGAATCCGCGTGGATGATGTGATGCTTAACATCGAAACAGCAATTCCCTGTGGCCTCATAATAAATGAACTTGTAACCAACAGTATAAAGTACGCATTCCCTGATGATGGAGGCGAAATTACCGTGGAGGTTCACAGAAATGGTGGCCGTTACACCCTCATCGTTTCAGATAACGGTGTGGGCCTGCCAGAGGACCTTGACCTTGAGAATATCAGCACCCTGGGTCTAAGGATTGTGAGAAACCTTGTGGATCAGATAAATGGTGAACTCAAGATAGAGAGGCCCGCCAGGTTCACGGTGAAATTCCGTGAGGTTGAGTACAGTAAGAGGTTTTAG